ggaaatggttttcaaaGTCTCAACAGCAAGTTACAATAATAGACTGTAGACAGGGAGGATGTTGTTGGCCCCGGGTTAGGGGATGATGAGGAGGTGAAATACGCACCATCTCGTGTCAGAGGAGCCTCTCTGCTTTGCCATCCGCCGCCTGCAGAGCCACGTCTGAGCACTTCAACACCCCCAACTCCACGTTTTTGTCAGCTGGCGATGCGCCCTCGGTCCATCCATCAAACCCTCTGTTGTCGTGACCCAACACGGCTCCATTGCCGCTGCCGTCTTCCCAAGTAACACAAGGCAGTGTACCGTTCATCTCCTTCCCGTTCCCtatgctcttcttcttctcctccccaGCTTCCAGAGGCTTCTTACCGCCTTTAGAGAGCCTCTCGGACAGCTTCCTGGCCCAGTGCGTAAAGTTGATGTCCAAGTCCAG
The DNA window shown above is from Epinephelus moara isolate mb unplaced genomic scaffold, YSFRI_EMoa_1.0 scaffold212, whole genome shotgun sequence and carries:
- the LOC126387107 gene encoding transmembrane protein 238-like; the protein is MAHSCVGNCAPMFFLALVFDAIGLIVLLVGIFGNLNVGGHFYGDFLIYTGSLVIFLSLFWWVLWYTGNVQLYAEDRTSSLDLDINFTHWARKLSERLSKGGKKPLEAGEEKKKSIGNGKEMNGTLPCVTWEDGSGNGAVLGHDNRGFDGWTEGASPADKNVELGVLKCSDVALQAADGKAERLL